A stretch of the Streptosporangium sp. NBC_01755 genome encodes the following:
- a CDS encoding Zn-dependent hydrolase, with product MTVLQGTRPRVNAGRLVKQVARLGAIGAVPGGGVTRLAFTPGDVEGRAYVARLMEEAALAVRIDAAGNLIGRRPGAAPGAPALVLGSHIDTVPDGGAYDGAYGVLAGIEVARTLHEEGVRLNHPLVVVAFCDEEGAHGTMGMLGSHGFAGVLPPGAARALDDRGVPVADLLAAVGGDADRLAEAAWSPRDIAAYLELHIEQGAVLERLGVPIGVVETITGRVNVSITVDGVAGHAGTTPMEHRADALDGAARLVLAVRAIAADERLVLRATTGTCAVEPGMWNVVPGRVRLGVEFRDTSAGALDAALTRLAEVAAEVAGATGTRVTVVPGARTAPVDCDAGLRELIARATAGQGLPYHRLPSGAGHDAQIVARIAPVGMIFVPSRGGVSHAPGEYTAPEHLAWGADVLLTAVLMRDATPDIER from the coding sequence ATGACCGTCCTGCAGGGGACCCGGCCCCGTGTCAACGCCGGACGTCTGGTGAAGCAGGTGGCCAGGCTCGGCGCCATCGGCGCGGTGCCCGGCGGCGGGGTGACGCGGCTGGCGTTCACCCCCGGAGACGTGGAGGGTCGCGCCTACGTCGCGCGGCTCATGGAGGAGGCCGCCCTGGCCGTGCGGATCGACGCGGCCGGCAACCTGATCGGCCGCCGCCCCGGCGCCGCACCGGGGGCGCCCGCGCTGGTCCTGGGCTCGCACATCGACACGGTGCCGGACGGCGGCGCCTACGACGGGGCCTACGGGGTGCTGGCCGGCATCGAGGTGGCCAGGACCCTGCACGAGGAGGGCGTGCGGCTGAACCACCCGCTCGTGGTGGTGGCCTTCTGCGACGAGGAGGGCGCCCACGGGACGATGGGCATGCTGGGCTCGCACGGCTTCGCCGGGGTGCTGCCGCCCGGCGCGGCGCGCGCCCTGGACGATCGCGGCGTCCCGGTCGCCGACCTGCTGGCCGCGGTCGGGGGCGACGCCGACCGGCTGGCCGAGGCGGCCTGGTCACCCCGCGACATCGCCGCCTACCTGGAGCTGCACATCGAGCAGGGAGCGGTGCTGGAACGCCTGGGCGTACCGATCGGGGTGGTGGAGACGATCACCGGGCGGGTGAACGTCTCGATCACGGTCGACGGCGTGGCCGGGCACGCGGGCACCACGCCCATGGAGCACCGGGCGGACGCGCTGGACGGCGCCGCCCGGCTGGTGCTGGCCGTGCGGGCCATCGCCGCCGACGAGCGACTGGTGCTGCGCGCCACCACCGGGACATGCGCCGTCGAGCCCGGCATGTGGAACGTCGTCCCCGGCAGGGTCCGGCTCGGGGTGGAGTTCCGCGACACCTCGGCCGGGGCACTGGACGCGGCACTGACGCGGCTGGCCGAGGTCGCCGCCGAGGTGGCCGGCGCGACCGGCACCCGCGTCACGGTCGTCCCCGGCGCGCGCACCGCGCCGGTCGACTGCGACGCGGGCCTGCGGGAGCTCATCGCCCGCGCCACGGCCGGGCAGGGCCTGCCCTACCACCGCCTGCCCAGCGGCGCCGGCCACGACGCGCAGATCGTGGCGCGGATCGCGCCCGTCGGGATGATATTCGTGCCGAGCAGGGGCGGGGTGAGCCACGCCCCCGGGGAGTACACCGCCCCCGAGCACCTGGCGTGGGGAGCGGACGTGCTGCTCACGGCGGTGCTGATGCGCGACGCGACCCCGGATATCGAGCGGTAG
- a CDS encoding condensation domain-containing protein, which produces METRAPLSQADKRALLAKLMKSGAVPFPLSYGQQSLWFMDRMRSEAGVAYNMPFAWTVHGEADPEALRGAFAWLVARHPIFRTTYGHVKGMPVQRVAPQGELDFRVVALASDQDLAALLGAEAARPFDLERGPVLRVVLVRRPAAAPVLFWVTHHIAIDGWSLFALLEELGQAYTALRGGSEPTCAPPAATYADFVAWQAAMLAGPDGARMAAYWTELLADPPPGPALPADRPRPADQTFRGASHAFRLGAERSAAVGELAAGGGATLYTTLLAAFQVLLGRASGRRDLLLGTWTSGRSRPEFSDVAGYFVNPVVLRADLSGNPGFSQVLDRTRRAVLGALDNQDYPFPLLVERLGAHRDPSRSPLFDVAFTLRASHRGEIVRTESPEAASPLGASSAGERGMLLRLGELTLSTYPLDQRTVRFDVELELVAADGEISGLLRYNTDLFDADTIAWLAEGYLRVLDFAAGDPGRPVAAFPWEPRPGAGVPSGDPAAAVVSPPAIPHGPAPRAGAPAGESVATGNTGTTGRVPAELLDVVTAVWSEVLDLEPGEIGPDDDFFGLGGHSLAAVQVAMRIQDRLGVQVSISDVFHHLTAAQLAAWLAGPAGTGPRPLPRTPGAGYPLSHAQESLWVLNQLAPASPAYNAPHAFRLRGHLDVEALEWAIGRVVARHESLRTTFTTTRQGPVQRVADPAPVPLPVVETADAAGLILEEYRRPFDLAGGPLLRPVLYRVSPTEHVLLVLAHHIVFDGWSTAIFWRELCALYRNRVEGSAEPAPPGTQYVDFAVWERESLTGERLSGLVDYWRKQLAGAPRTALRPDLPRPRRPLFQGAQHAFELPVDVRGLCRATDTTPHMVYLAAFKVWLARRTGVWDVTVGSVVSGRSRSEVADLIGHFVNTVAVRTPLAEAHTFTEVVDRVRQSLLGAYEHQELPLSKLTAELGRDRRSPFDVLFTLHDRRLLESADDRLPGVTADRLVMPLGTSQFDLALEVTDLGGHARAVLEYDTALFLPETVAAMAGELERSITALVSGPGLPLAR; this is translated from the coding sequence ATGGAGACCCGAGCGCCGCTGTCCCAGGCGGACAAGCGCGCCCTGCTCGCCAAGCTGATGAAATCGGGCGCCGTACCCTTTCCGCTCTCCTACGGCCAGCAGTCCCTGTGGTTCATGGACCGGATGCGCAGCGAGGCCGGCGTCGCCTACAACATGCCGTTCGCCTGGACGGTGCACGGTGAGGCCGACCCGGAGGCGCTGCGCGGCGCGTTCGCCTGGCTGGTGGCGCGGCACCCGATCTTCCGCACCACGTACGGGCACGTCAAGGGCATGCCGGTGCAGCGGGTCGCCCCGCAGGGGGAGCTGGACTTCCGCGTCGTCGCCCTCGCATCCGACCAGGACCTCGCGGCCCTGCTCGGCGCCGAGGCGGCCCGCCCGTTCGACCTGGAGCGCGGCCCGGTGCTGCGGGTCGTGCTGGTACGGCGCCCGGCGGCGGCGCCCGTGCTGTTCTGGGTCACCCATCACATCGCGATCGACGGCTGGTCGCTGTTCGCGCTGCTGGAGGAGCTGGGGCAGGCGTACACGGCGCTGCGCGGCGGCTCCGAGCCCACCTGCGCGCCACCCGCCGCGACCTACGCCGACTTCGTGGCCTGGCAGGCGGCGATGCTGGCCGGGCCGGACGGGGCCAGGATGGCGGCGTACTGGACGGAGCTGCTGGCCGATCCCCCGCCGGGGCCGGCGCTGCCCGCCGACCGGCCGCGCCCTGCCGACCAGACCTTCCGGGGCGCCTCGCACGCCTTCCGGCTGGGCGCCGAGCGGTCGGCGGCGGTCGGGGAGCTGGCCGCGGGCGGCGGGGCCACCCTGTACACGACGCTGCTGGCCGCCTTCCAGGTGCTGCTGGGCCGGGCCTCCGGCCGGCGGGACCTCCTGCTCGGCACCTGGACCTCCGGGCGCAGCCGCCCGGAGTTCTCCGACGTCGCCGGCTACTTCGTCAACCCGGTCGTGCTCCGCGCCGACCTGTCGGGGAACCCCGGCTTCTCGCAGGTGCTCGACCGCACCCGGCGGGCGGTGCTCGGCGCCCTGGACAACCAGGACTACCCGTTCCCGCTGCTGGTGGAGCGGCTGGGCGCGCACCGCGACCCCAGCCGCTCCCCGCTGTTCGACGTGGCGTTCACGCTGCGCGCCTCGCACCGGGGGGAGATCGTCCGGACCGAGTCCCCCGAGGCGGCGTCGCCGCTGGGCGCCTCCTCGGCGGGCGAGCGGGGCATGCTGCTGCGGTTGGGCGAGCTGACCCTGTCGACCTACCCCCTCGACCAGCGGACCGTCCGTTTCGACGTGGAGCTGGAGTTGGTCGCCGCGGACGGCGAGATCTCCGGCCTGCTGCGCTACAACACCGATCTGTTCGACGCGGACACGATCGCCTGGCTCGCCGAGGGCTACCTGCGGGTGCTGGACTTCGCGGCCGGCGACCCCGGCCGTCCGGTGGCGGCGTTCCCGTGGGAGCCCCGTCCCGGTGCCGGAGTACCGAGCGGGGACCCGGCCGCCGCGGTGGTGAGTCCCCCGGCGATCCCGCACGGTCCGGCCCCGCGCGCGGGCGCCCCGGCCGGGGAGAGCGTCGCGACCGGGAACACGGGCACGACCGGCCGGGTTCCGGCCGAGTTGCTGGATGTCGTCACCGCCGTCTGGAGTGAGGTACTCGATCTGGAACCCGGTGAGATCGGCCCGGACGACGACTTCTTCGGCCTGGGCGGCCACTCGCTGGCCGCGGTCCAGGTGGCGATGCGGATCCAGGACCGGCTGGGCGTGCAGGTGTCGATCTCCGACGTCTTCCACCACCTGACGGCCGCCCAGCTGGCCGCCTGGCTGGCCGGTCCCGCCGGGACCGGGCCCCGCCCGCTGCCCAGGACGCCCGGCGCCGGATACCCGCTCTCCCACGCCCAGGAGAGCCTGTGGGTGCTGAACCAGCTGGCCCCGGCGAGCCCCGCCTACAACGCGCCGCACGCGTTCCGGCTCCGGGGACACCTGGACGTCGAGGCGCTGGAGTGGGCGATCGGGCGGGTGGTCGCCCGGCACGAGTCGCTGCGCACCACGTTCACGACGACCAGGCAGGGGCCGGTGCAGCGGGTGGCGGACCCGGCGCCGGTGCCGCTGCCGGTGGTGGAGACGGCCGACGCCGCCGGGCTCATCCTGGAGGAGTACCGCAGACCGTTCGACCTCGCCGGCGGCCCGCTGCTGCGGCCCGTGCTGTACCGGGTCTCCCCCACCGAGCACGTGCTGCTCGTCCTGGCGCACCACATCGTCTTCGACGGCTGGTCGACCGCGATCTTCTGGCGGGAGCTGTGCGCCCTCTACCGCAACCGGGTCGAGGGCTCGGCCGAACCGGCGCCGCCCGGCACCCAGTACGTCGACTTCGCCGTCTGGGAACGCGAGTCGCTGACCGGTGAGCGGCTGTCCGGCCTGGTGGACTACTGGCGAAAGCAGCTGGCGGGCGCACCGCGCACCGCGCTCCGCCCCGACCTGCCCCGCCCCAGACGGCCGCTGTTCCAGGGCGCCCAGCACGCCTTCGAACTGCCCGTCGACGTACGCGGGCTGTGCCGCGCCACCGACACCACGCCGCACATGGTCTACCTGGCCGCCTTCAAGGTCTGGCTGGCCCGCCGCACCGGCGTCTGGGACGTGACGGTCGGCTCGGTGGTGTCCGGCCGCTCCAGAAGCGAGGTCGCCGACCTGATCGGGCACTTCGTCAACACGGTGGCGGTCCGCACCCCGCTGGCCGAGGCGCACACCTTCACCGAGGTCGTCGACCGGGTCCGGCAGAGCCTGCTGGGCGCCTACGAGCACCAGGAGCTGCCGCTGTCGAAGCTGACCGCGGAGCTGGGCAGGGACCGCAGGAGCCCGTTCGACGTGCTGTTCACCCTGCACGACCGGCGCCTGCTGGAGTCGGCCGACGACCGGCTGCCCGGGGTGACGGCCGACCGGCTGGTCATGCCGCTGGGCACCTCGCAGTTCGACCTGGCCCTGGAGGTCACCGACCTGGGCGGCCACGCGCGCGCGGTCCTGGAGTACGACACGGCGCTGTTCCTTCCGGAGACGGTCGCCGCGATGGCCGGCGAACTGGAGCGGTCGATCACCGCCCTGGTGTCCGGCCCCGGCCTTCCCCTTGCGAGATGA
- a CDS encoding MbtH family protein, which produces MSTYVVVVNHEEQYSIWPHDRALPAGWTATGTLGGRDDCLARIEQVWTDMRPKSLRTP; this is translated from the coding sequence GTGAGCACCTACGTAGTGGTGGTCAACCACGAGGAGCAGTACTCCATCTGGCCGCACGACCGGGCCCTGCCCGCCGGGTGGACCGCCACCGGAACCCTCGGCGGCCGGGACGACTGCCTGGCCCGCATCGAGCAGGTCTGGACAGACATGCGCCCTAAATCCCTGCGTACGCCATGA